A genomic window from Planctomycetota bacterium includes:
- a CDS encoding Gfo/Idh/MocA family oxidoreductase, with product MTQQREVTRRDFMKGAAAAGAAFGAFQILGATAKGQGKVFRVGLIGCGGRGSGALSQHVEAAKILNDELKLGIEIQVVACADFFKDRAEGTGKRHGVPADKCFGGADNYKKLLEVPMDTVLMAQAPVFRPPHFEAAIKAGRHVFMEKPIGVDAPGIRKVMEAGKLAKEKGLMVVAGTQRRHEQGYNRQAQLIKEGAVGKVLAGRVAWNMGKIFHNNPMNPTKPDDLVRGGNWQLWIEMSGDHICEQHVHNLDIANWFIGRHPVSAVGFGGRARRKAGNMYDFFSGDVDYGDGVHIHSMCRQVGGCWDWVGESFVYEKQAPKDYKFQEPIRYSEIPQKGGGHMQEHINMLYYLVKGKELNETQSVAEATAAAIMVRDSAYTGKMMTWEEMFGDPKKNPALYNKMLKPSWEDFETGNIEYPKDGDAPIPGTA from the coding sequence GTGACGCAGCAGCGCGAGGTGACGAGGCGTGACTTCATGAAGGGGGCCGCCGCGGCCGGCGCCGCCTTCGGGGCGTTCCAGATCCTGGGCGCCACGGCCAAGGGCCAGGGCAAGGTGTTCCGCGTAGGCCTCATCGGCTGCGGCGGGCGCGGCAGCGGCGCGCTCAGCCAGCACGTCGAGGCGGCGAAGATTCTCAACGATGAGCTCAAGCTCGGCATCGAGATCCAGGTGGTGGCCTGCGCCGACTTCTTCAAGGACCGCGCCGAGGGCACCGGCAAGCGCCACGGCGTGCCCGCCGACAAGTGCTTCGGGGGCGCCGACAACTACAAGAAGCTGCTCGAGGTGCCGATGGACACGGTGCTCATGGCGCAGGCCCCCGTGTTCCGCCCGCCGCACTTCGAGGCCGCGATCAAGGCCGGCAGGCATGTGTTCATGGAGAAGCCGATCGGCGTGGACGCGCCCGGCATCCGCAAGGTCATGGAGGCCGGCAAGCTGGCGAAGGAGAAGGGCCTCATGGTCGTGGCCGGCACCCAGCGCCGCCACGAGCAGGGCTACAACCGCCAGGCCCAGCTCATCAAGGAGGGCGCCGTCGGCAAGGTGCTCGCCGGCCGCGTGGCCTGGAACATGGGCAAGATCTTCCACAACAACCCGATGAACCCCACCAAGCCCGACGACCTGGTGCGCGGCGGCAACTGGCAGCTCTGGATCGAAATGTCGGGCGACCACATCTGCGAGCAGCATGTGCACAACCTCGATATCGCCAACTGGTTCATCGGCCGCCACCCCGTCTCCGCCGTCGGCTTCGGCGGCCGCGCGCGGCGCAAGGCAGGCAACATGTACGACTTCTTCAGCGGCGACGTGGACTACGGCGACGGCGTCCACATTCACTCGATGTGCCGCCAGGTGGGCGGGTGCTGGGACTGGGTGGGCGAGAGCTTCGTCTACGAGAAGCAGGCGCCGAAGGACTACAAGTTCCAGGAGCCGATCCGCTACTCCGAGATCCCGCAGAAGGGCGGGGGGCACATGCAAGAGCACATCAACATGCTCTACTACCTCGTGAAGGGCAAGGAGCTCAACGAGACGCAGAGCGTGGCCGAGGCCACCGCCGCGGCCATCATGGTGCGCGACTCCGCCTACACCGGCAAGATGATGACCTGGGAAGAGATGTTCGGCGACCCCAAGAAGAACCCCGCCCTCTACAACAAGATGCTCAAGCCGTCGTGGGAAGACTTCGAGACCGGCAACATCGAGTACCCCAAGGACGGCGATGCGCCCATCCCGGGCACGGCGTGA
- a CDS encoding Gfo/Idh/MocA family oxidoreductase — MRRRDFLKAGAAGAAAGLAAQAMGQEPSRPVRLGVIGVGGRGSYLLGVALKAGVEVPAVCDISPAALARGADIVEKAGGKRPEGYGNGPKDYQRMLQRDDLDAVLVTTPMQVHAPMSIDALRAGKHALSEVAAAMTLEECWGLVRAAEETGKVYMLAENCCYWYHCLMIGNMVQRGLFGQLTYAECGYVHDCRSLLFQGDGSLTWRGEMARDCGGNVYPTHSLGPVAQWLGINRGDRMVSLVAAGTPSAALNDYVAKRFPAEHPARQIRFSLPDSTSTLIRTAKGALIDLRFDMCSPRPVVSTTYHTLQGTRASYDSRQQFLWLDGRTEGHRWEELSKYMKEFEHPLWTEHGAEAKATGHEGADYFPIREFIQSIRKGTPPPIDAADAAAWSAIIPLSAKSIAEGGAPQEIPDFTKGKWETRKA; from the coding sequence ATGAGACGACGCGACTTCCTCAAGGCAGGGGCGGCGGGCGCGGCGGCCGGCCTGGCGGCGCAGGCGATGGGACAGGAGCCGTCGAGGCCCGTACGGCTCGGGGTGATCGGCGTCGGCGGCCGGGGCTCCTACCTCCTCGGCGTCGCGCTCAAGGCGGGTGTCGAGGTGCCCGCGGTGTGCGACATCAGCCCCGCCGCCCTCGCCCGCGGCGCCGACATCGTCGAGAAGGCCGGCGGCAAGAGGCCCGAGGGCTACGGCAACGGCCCGAAGGACTACCAGCGCATGCTCCAACGCGACGACCTCGACGCGGTGCTCGTGACCACGCCGATGCAGGTGCACGCCCCCATGTCCATTGACGCCCTGCGCGCCGGCAAGCACGCCCTCAGCGAGGTGGCCGCGGCGATGACCCTCGAGGAGTGCTGGGGCCTCGTCCGCGCCGCCGAAGAGACGGGCAAGGTCTACATGCTCGCCGAGAACTGCTGCTACTGGTACCACTGCCTCATGATCGGCAACATGGTGCAAAGGGGGCTGTTCGGCCAGCTCACCTACGCCGAGTGCGGCTACGTGCACGACTGCCGCTCGCTGCTCTTCCAGGGCGACGGCTCGCTCACCTGGCGCGGCGAGATGGCGCGCGACTGCGGCGGAAACGTCTACCCCACCCACTCCCTCGGCCCTGTGGCTCAATGGCTTGGGATCAACCGCGGCGACCGCATGGTCTCGCTCGTGGCCGCCGGGACGCCCTCGGCCGCGCTCAACGACTACGTGGCGAAGCGCTTCCCCGCCGAGCACCCCGCGCGCCAGATCCGCTTCAGCCTGCCCGACTCGACGAGCACGCTCATCCGCACAGCCAAGGGTGCGCTCATTGACCTGCGGTTCGACATGTGCTCGCCCCGCCCCGTCGTCTCCACCACCTACCACACGCTCCAGGGCACCAGGGCGAGCTACGACTCGCGCCAGCAGTTCCTCTGGCTCGACGGCCGCACCGAGGGGCATCGTTGGGAGGAACTGAGCAAGTACATGAAGGAGTTCGAGCACCCGCTCTGGACCGAGCACGGCGCCGAGGCGAAGGCCACGGGCCACGAGGGAGCCGACTACTTCCCCATCCGCGAGTTCATCCAGTCCATTCGCAAGGGCACACCGCCGCCTATTGACGCGGCCGATGCCGCGGCCTGGAGTGCCATCATCCCGCTCTCGGCCAAGAGCATCGCCGAGGGCGGCGCACCCCAGGAAATCCCCGACTTCACGAAGGGGAAGTGGGAAACGAGGAAGGCGTAG
- a CDS encoding TonB-dependent receptor: MTTRSIVAIALLTGAFGLARAEDAAPPPGPADDTPKAEATEEEKPEEVMVTATRLETPAKQVGSSITVITRKEIEQKKQATVLELLRTVPGVDVVQAGPAGGQSSVFLRGAKSEHTLVLLDGVELNDPITPGRSFDWAHLTADNVERIEVLRGPQSTLYGSDAIGGVINIITRKGQGPPRVTLGAEAGSRRTFRETLSVMGSTPVFNYALSTAHFETGGISAAERRDGNREKDGYRNSTCSARLGFSPAENFDVDLIVRCIRGRTENDNFGGPGGDDPNYTSEVEQHFVRAQGRLRLLGGDWEQKFGVSYSDHHRTTRNNPDAAHPLDLERSAYDGQIARFDWQHNFRLHETNTLTVGLETERESGKSRYHSDGMWGPYDSAFPRQSARTHSVYVQDSIALFERFFATVGFRLDDHEQFGSAFTYRVAPTVVIPETGTRIKGSVGTGFKAPTLYQLYDPLYGNPDLQPEKSRGCDFGVEQDLFGGLVTLDATCFRNRFKNLIDFVFVGWSGSYQNVAEAESKGVELGATMRPTENLTLRATYTYTDTEDKATGLELLRRARHKASVEANYRLLKATNIHLSAAYIGPRKDLFFDNTTFTSSRVTLDSYLLVNLAVTHDVTKNVQVYGRVENVLDQHYQEVKGYGAPGIGFFTGVRAAF, translated from the coding sequence ATGACAACGCGGAGCATCGTTGCCATCGCACTGCTGACCGGGGCGTTCGGCCTCGCGCGTGCCGAGGACGCCGCGCCACCACCCGGGCCAGCCGACGACACGCCGAAGGCCGAGGCCACCGAGGAGGAGAAGCCCGAAGAGGTCATGGTCACCGCCACCCGCCTCGAGACGCCCGCCAAACAGGTCGGCAGTTCGATCACCGTCATCACGCGCAAAGAGATCGAACAGAAGAAGCAGGCGACCGTGCTGGAACTGCTCCGCACGGTCCCCGGCGTGGACGTGGTGCAGGCCGGCCCCGCGGGCGGGCAGTCGTCGGTCTTCCTCCGCGGCGCCAAGAGCGAACACACGCTGGTGCTCCTTGATGGCGTGGAGTTGAACGACCCGATCACGCCCGGCCGCTCCTTCGACTGGGCGCACCTCACCGCCGACAACGTGGAGCGCATCGAGGTGCTCCGCGGCCCCCAGAGCACGCTCTACGGCTCCGACGCCATCGGGGGCGTCATCAACATCATCACGCGCAAGGGCCAGGGGCCGCCCCGCGTCACCCTCGGCGCCGAAGCCGGCTCGCGCCGCACCTTCCGCGAAACCCTCTCCGTGATGGGCAGCACACCCGTCTTCAACTATGCGTTGAGCACCGCGCACTTCGAGACGGGAGGCATCTCGGCCGCCGAGCGGCGCGACGGCAACCGCGAGAAGGACGGCTACCGCAACAGCACCTGCTCGGCCAGGCTCGGCTTCTCCCCCGCCGAGAACTTCGACGTGGACCTCATCGTCCGCTGCATCCGCGGCAGGACGGAGAACGACAACTTCGGCGGCCCGGGCGGCGACGACCCGAACTACACGAGCGAGGTCGAGCAGCACTTCGTGCGCGCCCAGGGGCGCCTCCGGCTGCTCGGCGGCGACTGGGAGCAGAAGTTCGGCGTGTCGTACTCCGACCACCATCGCACGACGCGCAACAACCCCGACGCCGCGCACCCGCTGGACCTCGAGCGCAGCGCCTACGACGGGCAGATCGCGCGCTTCGACTGGCAGCACAACTTCCGCCTCCACGAGACCAACACCCTCACCGTCGGCCTCGAAACCGAGCGCGAGAGCGGCAAGTCGCGGTACCACTCCGACGGCATGTGGGGACCCTACGACAGCGCCTTCCCCCGCCAGAGCGCCCGCACCCACAGCGTCTACGTGCAGGACTCCATCGCCCTCTTCGAGCGGTTCTTCGCCACCGTGGGCTTCCGCCTCGACGACCACGAGCAGTTCGGCTCGGCGTTCACCTACCGCGTCGCGCCCACGGTCGTGATTCCCGAGACAGGCACCCGCATCAAGGGCTCGGTCGGCACAGGCTTCAAGGCGCCCACCCTCTACCAGCTCTACGACCCCCTATACGGCAATCCCGACCTCCAGCCCGAGAAGAGCAGGGGCTGCGACTTCGGGGTCGAACAGGACCTCTTCGGCGGCCTCGTGACCCTGGATGCCACCTGCTTCCGGAACCGGTTCAAGAACCTGATTGACTTCGTCTTCGTCGGCTGGTCGGGCAGCTACCAGAACGTCGCCGAGGCCGAATCCAAGGGCGTCGAGCTGGGCGCCACCATGCGGCCGACCGAGAACTTGACACTGCGCGCGACGTACACGTACACTGACACCGAGGACAAAGCCACCGGCCTCGAACTCCTGCGACGCGCCCGGCACAAGGCCAGCGTCGAAGCCAACTACCGCCTCCTGAAGGCCACCAACATCCACCTCAGCGCCGCCTACATCGGGCCGCGCAAGGACCTCTTCTTCGACAACACCACCTTCACCAGCTCGAGGGTCACGCTGGACAGCTACCTCCTGGTCAACCTGGCCGTGACCCACGACGTGACCAAGAACGTGCAGGTCTACGGACGAGTCGAGAACGTGCTCGACCAGCACTACCAGGAGGTGAAGGGCTACGGCGCGCCCGGCATCGGCTTCTTCACCGGCGTGCGCGCCGCCTTCTGA
- a CDS encoding TonB family protein: MSTRFRLPLAASAAAHAALLWAASVLYSPSAPEPGVALVAVRILDEQAAPEPPRPPAPEPRPVWTPRPASTPPSRAAAAPSEVSRPTPAAPLPAWAPRSEAATPAPASSQVAVSLPTAPGIREHMALVPPALPIPEEQPVTGQPRVVDEAEHKAPSASQPEMADETAPLIPSRLLSFPQRYPPQSKARGEEGTVGLLLEIHVNGTVGHVEIVKSSGYPDLDRAAQVSVKNARFAPATRRGKPVPTTKRMDVTYRLDDPKDD; encoded by the coding sequence ATGAGCACCCGCTTCCGTCTTCCGCTGGCCGCATCGGCCGCCGCCCACGCGGCGCTGCTGTGGGCAGCGAGCGTGCTCTACTCGCCATCGGCGCCCGAGCCCGGCGTCGCCCTGGTGGCCGTGCGAATCCTCGACGAGCAGGCCGCTCCCGAGCCGCCCAGGCCCCCGGCCCCCGAGCCGCGGCCTGTGTGGACTCCCCGCCCCGCCTCCACCCCGCCCAGCCGCGCCGCCGCGGCCCCGTCCGAGGTAAGCCGCCCCACGCCTGCGGCTCCCCTCCCCGCCTGGGCCCCCCGCAGCGAGGCGGCGACGCCCGCCCCCGCGTCCAGCCAGGTCGCGGTCTCGCTGCCAACGGCCCCAGGCATCCGGGAGCACATGGCGCTGGTCCCACCGGCCCTGCCCATCCCTGAGGAGCAGCCAGTGACCGGCCAGCCCCGCGTTGTGGACGAGGCGGAGCACAAGGCTCCGAGCGCATCGCAACCCGAGATGGCGGACGAGACAGCCCCTCTCATCCCCTCCAGGCTCCTGAGCTTCCCCCAGCGGTACCCGCCGCAATCCAAGGCGCGGGGCGAGGAGGGAACCGTGGGCCTACTCCTGGAGATCCATGTGAATGGCACGGTGGGCCATGTCGAGATCGTCAAGTCCAGCGGCTACCCCGACCTGGATCGCGCGGCCCAGGTGTCGGTCAAGAACGCCCGCTTCGCCCCCGCCACCCGCCGCGGCAAGCCCGTCCCGACCACCAAGCGCATGGACGTCACCTACCGGCTGGACGACCCGAAAGACGACTGA
- a CDS encoding HEAT repeat domain-containing protein — MRAGVRLFSALLLLGATRLVAAQSEEEKLIAILKSDRPSNEKAWACRKLKLAGTLASVPALAACLPDKELAHSARYALETMPYPEAAAALRDAVPKATGLTKAGILDSIGDRRDKEAVPLLAPLAADADPNVASSAAVALGKIGGPEAIAALKAARAKAPEAAKQAVADGLLRCADQLLRAGDKPAAAALFKQVHQPAEPEHVRTAAMVGMLLAADDPLPMLEGSLSGSDRAAHRAALDALHELTGEAVTKAAAAQIAKAEPKVQVALIEVLGQRGDAAAAPAIIEATKSAQPAVCIAALHALGFLGDPASVPVLLETAAKGEGVAQETARDALARIAGKGVREALAAQLSNADPAVQAELVRTLGARRDTAAVPALLKMAKGNDAAARTAALRSLAQLADEAAVGDLVDLLGRAVADADRDPVEKALAAICSRAKRADACAAPILAALKTAAVPARASLLRALGRLNAPEALQALRAATEDKEPTVRDAAIRTLAENGGLEAAPDLLRLAHKAAEPAHRVLALRGYWRLVGLAADKPLDERLKMCEAGMAVSARPEDRKLGLTELASVPHPDALKLAESLRADAAVRAEAEAAAVRIAAALLGSHRAEAQAALERLAADGSPSTRAAARKALDTLDQLVGFITAWQVAGPYRQQGKSCQQLFDIPFPPEQPDAKVEWKPLPAPADPALAWQADLLPIADGEQCVVYLRSRVIVPKETKASLEIGSDDGVKLWLNGKLVHANNVMRPIAAGQDKAQATLKEGPNDFLLKVTQNNMGFAACVRVRNADGSVIEGMRFQAGP, encoded by the coding sequence CTATGCGCTCGAGACCATGCCCTACCCCGAGGCCGCCGCCGCGCTCCGTGACGCCGTACCCAAGGCCACCGGGCTGACGAAGGCAGGCATCCTTGACTCGATTGGCGACAGGCGCGATAAGGAGGCCGTGCCGCTCCTGGCTCCTCTGGCCGCCGACGCCGACCCGAACGTCGCCTCCTCCGCCGCGGTCGCCCTCGGCAAGATCGGCGGCCCCGAGGCCATCGCAGCCCTCAAGGCCGCGCGGGCGAAGGCCCCCGAGGCGGCCAAGCAGGCCGTCGCCGACGGCCTGCTCCGGTGCGCCGACCAACTCCTCAGGGCGGGCGACAAGCCGGCCGCCGCGGCCCTCTTCAAGCAGGTCCACCAACCTGCCGAGCCGGAGCATGTCCGCACCGCGGCGATGGTCGGCATGCTCCTCGCCGCCGACGACCCGCTGCCAATGCTCGAGGGCAGCCTGTCGGGCAGCGACCGCGCGGCTCACCGCGCGGCGCTCGACGCCCTCCACGAGCTGACGGGCGAGGCCGTGACGAAGGCCGCCGCAGCCCAGATTGCGAAGGCCGAGCCGAAGGTGCAGGTCGCACTCATCGAGGTGCTCGGCCAGCGGGGCGATGCCGCCGCCGCGCCGGCGATCATCGAGGCCACGAAGAGCGCCCAGCCAGCGGTTTGCATCGCCGCGCTCCACGCCCTCGGCTTCCTCGGCGATCCCGCCTCGGTGCCTGTCCTCCTTGAGACGGCCGCGAAGGGGGAAGGCGTCGCTCAGGAGACGGCCAGGGACGCCCTCGCCCGCATCGCGGGCAAAGGCGTGCGCGAGGCCCTCGCCGCGCAGTTGAGCAATGCCGACCCGGCTGTTCAGGCGGAGCTCGTGCGAACGCTCGGCGCCCGCCGCGACACGGCAGCCGTCCCAGCCCTCCTCAAGATGGCGAAGGGCAACGACGCGGCGGCCCGCACCGCGGCCCTTCGCTCCCTCGCACAGCTCGCCGATGAGGCGGCGGTTGGCGACCTCGTGGACCTTCTCGGCCGCGCCGTAGCCGACGCCGATCGCGACCCGGTCGAGAAGGCGCTCGCCGCGATCTGCTCCCGAGCCAAGCGCGCGGATGCGTGCGCGGCGCCGATCCTGGCGGCCCTGAAGACGGCCGCAGTCCCGGCACGCGCCTCGTTGCTCCGCGCCCTCGGGCGCCTCAACGCCCCGGAGGCCCTCCAGGCTCTTCGGGCCGCCACCGAGGACAAGGAACCGACCGTCCGCGATGCCGCCATTCGCACCCTGGCCGAGAACGGGGGGCTGGAGGCCGCGCCCGACCTCTTGCGGCTCGCTCACAAAGCGGCGGAACCGGCCCACCGCGTCCTCGCCCTCCGAGGCTACTGGCGCCTCGTCGGCCTCGCCGCCGACAAGCCGCTCGACGAACGCCTGAAGATGTGCGAAGCGGGCATGGCCGTCTCGGCTCGCCCCGAGGACAGGAAACTCGGCCTCACCGAGCTGGCCAGCGTCCCGCACCCGGACGCCCTGAAGCTTGCCGAATCGCTCCGCGCCGACGCCGCGGTGAGGGCCGAGGCCGAGGCGGCAGCGGTCCGCATCGCCGCCGCGCTCCTCGGCAGCCACAGGGCCGAGGCCCAGGCCGCGCTCGAGCGCCTGGCCGCCGACGGCAGCCCCTCTACACGCGCCGCCGCGCGCAAGGCCCTGGACACCCTCGACCAACTCGTGGGCTTCATCACGGCCTGGCAGGTCGCCGGCCCCTATCGCCAGCAGGGCAAGTCGTGCCAGCAGCTCTTCGACATCCCGTTCCCCCCCGAACAGCCGGATGCGAAGGTCGAGTGGAAGCCGCTCCCGGCCCCCGCCGACCCGGCGCTCGCCTGGCAGGCCGACCTCTTGCCCATCGCCGATGGCGAGCAGTGCGTTGTCTACCTCCGCTCCCGCGTCATCGTCCCGAAGGAGACGAAGGCCAGCCTGGAGATCGGTTCCGACGATGGCGTCAAGCTCTGGCTCAACGGCAAGCTGGTTCACGCGAACAACGTCATGCGCCCCATCGCGGCCGGGCAAGACAAGGCTCAGGCCACCCTCAAGGAGGGCCCGAACGACTTCCTGCTCAAGGTCACGCAGAACAACATGGGCTTCGCCGCCTGCGTGCGGGTGCGCAACGCCGACGGCTCAGTGATTGAGGGCATGCGCTTCCAGGCCGGCCCCTAG
- a CDS encoding Gfo/Idh/MocA family oxidoreductase, with amino-acid sequence MSRTVPSRRDVMRGALSAGAAFTILGATAKGQGRTYKVGLIGCGGRGRGALADHFLAAKLLGVEAKCVALADYFKERAEQTGKKYDVPPERCFGGPKCYEGLLGTDVEIVLMAQAPLFRPVHLEAAVKAGKHCFVEKPVAVDPPGCRRVIAAGEEAKKKGLVIVSGTEMRHEHPFRLTHQAVAVEGALGKLVAGRVSFCIAHMFHRSPINPKTADDLVRSWQDWTALSGDHLVEQHVHNIDIANWFAGHPPISAAGFGGRARRNAGDMYDFHSVDYDYGDGVHIHSMCRQINGCWNWVGHDLVYEKGRTSGNDFPKPAKSPIPADLPKAPSSSQQEQVDVLYAVRKGEPLDEARAVAESSATAVLGRVATYTGKLVRWNEMMVDPQKNPDLYNLTLHPTAEDFEKGTVEIPAENVVPIPGDDEPRSRPPRPKGNKK; translated from the coding sequence ATGAGCCGAACTGTGCCATCGAGGCGTGACGTCATGAGGGGCGCCCTCTCTGCCGGGGCCGCCTTCACGATCCTCGGCGCCACGGCCAAGGGCCAGGGCAGGACCTATAAGGTCGGCCTCATCGGCTGCGGCGGGCGCGGCCGCGGGGCGCTGGCCGATCACTTCCTCGCCGCCAAGCTCCTCGGCGTCGAGGCCAAATGCGTCGCGCTCGCCGACTACTTTAAGGAGCGCGCGGAGCAGACGGGCAAGAAGTACGACGTGCCGCCGGAGCGCTGCTTCGGGGGGCCCAAGTGCTACGAGGGCCTGCTGGGCACCGACGTGGAGATCGTGCTGATGGCCCAGGCCCCGCTCTTCCGCCCCGTGCACCTCGAGGCCGCCGTGAAGGCGGGCAAGCATTGCTTCGTCGAGAAGCCCGTGGCGGTGGACCCGCCGGGGTGCCGCCGCGTGATCGCCGCGGGCGAGGAGGCCAAGAAGAAGGGCCTCGTCATCGTCTCGGGCACCGAGATGCGCCACGAGCACCCCTTCCGCCTCACGCATCAGGCCGTGGCCGTCGAGGGCGCCCTCGGCAAGCTCGTGGCGGGCCGCGTGTCCTTCTGCATCGCCCACATGTTCCACCGCAGCCCCATCAACCCCAAGACCGCCGACGACCTCGTGCGCTCGTGGCAGGACTGGACGGCGCTCTCGGGCGACCACCTCGTCGAGCAGCATGTCCACAACATAGATATTGCCAACTGGTTCGCCGGCCATCCGCCCATCTCGGCCGCGGGCTTCGGCGGCCGCGCCCGCCGCAACGCGGGCGACATGTACGACTTCCACAGCGTGGACTACGACTACGGCGACGGCGTGCACATCCACTCCATGTGCCGCCAGATCAACGGCTGCTGGAACTGGGTGGGCCACGACCTGGTCTACGAGAAGGGCCGCACCAGCGGGAACGACTTCCCGAAACCCGCCAAGTCGCCCATCCCGGCCGACCTGCCCAAGGCGCCCAGCAGCAGCCAGCAGGAGCAGGTGGACGTGCTGTACGCTGTGCGCAAGGGCGAGCCGCTCGACGAGGCCAGGGCGGTCGCCGAGTCGTCCGCCACCGCCGTTCTCGGGCGCGTAGCCACCTACACGGGTAAGCTGGTCCGCTGGAACGAGATGATGGTGGACCCGCAGAAGAACCCCGACCTCTACAACCTCACGCTTCACCCCACGGCCGAGGATTTCGAGAAGGGCACGGTCGAGATTCCCGCGGAGAACGTGGTGCCGATCCCGGGCGACGACGAGCCGCGGTCGCGCCCGCCGCGCCCCAAGGGCAACAAGAAGTAG